From the genome of Duffyella gerundensis, one region includes:
- a CDS encoding amino acid ABC transporter permease: MSQRPTVKRDFSFSNPAVRAWVYQIIAVAAVILVVGYLVHNTIVNLANRGITSGFSFLERTAGFGIVQHLIEYSESDTYARVFLVGLTNTLLVSALCIVFASILGFFLGLARLSDNWLLRKISTIYIETFRNIPPLLQIFFWYFAVLRNLPGPRQALSAFDLTFVSNRGLYIPWPQYAPGTLPFLIALLLTIIGTIAIYRFNRQHQVKTGQLRRTWPTAIAVLLVFPAITHAIFGAAMHWDIPVLRGFNFRGGFVLIPELAALTLALSIYTSSFIAEVIRSGIQSVPHGQHEAARSLGLPNPVTLRQVIIPQAMRVIIPPLTSQYLNIVKNSSLAAAIGYPDMVSLFAGTVLNQTGQAIETIAITMAVYLIISLIISLLMNIYNRKIALVER, translated from the coding sequence ATGTCTCAACGCCCAACCGTGAAAAGGGATTTCTCATTCTCCAACCCTGCGGTTCGCGCCTGGGTGTACCAAATCATTGCGGTAGCCGCTGTGATACTGGTTGTGGGTTATCTGGTTCATAACACCATCGTTAACCTGGCTAATCGCGGCATTACGTCGGGTTTTAGTTTTCTCGAGCGCACTGCCGGTTTTGGCATCGTTCAACATCTGATTGAGTATTCAGAAAGCGATACCTACGCGCGCGTGTTTCTGGTCGGATTGACCAATACGTTGCTGGTATCAGCGCTGTGTATCGTTTTCGCCTCGATCCTGGGTTTCTTTCTCGGTCTGGCCCGCCTGTCGGACAACTGGCTGCTGAGAAAAATTTCAACCATCTACATTGAGACGTTCCGTAATATTCCACCGCTGCTGCAGATCTTCTTCTGGTATTTTGCTGTGCTGCGTAATCTGCCTGGCCCGCGTCAGGCACTTAGTGCATTTGATTTAACCTTCGTCAGCAACCGCGGACTCTATATTCCCTGGCCACAATATGCACCGGGCACGCTGCCGTTTTTGATCGCCCTGCTTCTGACCATCATTGGCACCATCGCGATATATCGCTTTAACCGTCAACATCAGGTTAAAACCGGCCAATTGCGTCGTACCTGGCCCACAGCCATTGCTGTGTTGCTGGTATTTCCGGCGATAACCCATGCCATCTTTGGCGCGGCCATGCACTGGGATATTCCAGTCTTGCGCGGCTTTAACTTCCGTGGCGGCTTTGTGCTGATCCCTGAACTGGCTGCGCTGACGCTGGCACTCTCTATTTATACGTCATCGTTCATCGCTGAGGTTATTCGCTCAGGGATTCAGTCAGTGCCTCACGGCCAACATGAGGCGGCACGCTCATTAGGATTGCCTAATCCAGTTACGCTACGACAGGTAATCATCCCACAGGCGATGCGCGTCATTATCCCGCCGCTGACCAGCCAATATTTAAACATCGTTAAAAACTCCTCACTGGCAGCGGCGATCGGCTATCCCGATATGGTGTCATTGTTTGCCGGAACGGTGCTCAATCAAACCGGACAGGCGATAGAAACCATTGCGATTACCATGGCGGTTTATCTGATTATCAGCCTGATTATTTCACTGTTAATGAATATCTATAACCGCAAAATTGCGCTGGTTGAGCGCTAA
- a CDS encoding amino acid ABC transporter substrate-binding protein — MKKMMLTTLVAAASLLTLANQAHAGTTLDAIKKKGFVQCGISDGLPGFSYADASGKFTGLDVDVCRAAAAAVFGDATKVKYTPLTAKERFTALQSGEVDILSRNTTWTSARDGGMGFLFAGVNYYDGIGFLTHNKAGLKSAKELDGATVCIQAGTDTELNVADFFKSNKMTYTPVTFDRSDESAKALDSGRCDTLASDQSQLYALRIKLGKPDEFIVLPEVISKEPLGPVVRRGDDDWFTIVKWSFFAMLNAEEMGINSKNVDQMAAKPTTPDMAHLLGAEGDFGKDLKLDNKWAYNIIKQVGNYQESFDRNVGKDSALKIARGQNALWNQGGIQYAPPVR; from the coding sequence ATGAAAAAAATGATGCTTACCACTTTGGTTGCGGCCGCCTCTCTGCTTACGCTGGCTAATCAGGCTCATGCAGGCACGACGCTGGATGCCATTAAAAAGAAAGGTTTTGTTCAGTGCGGCATTAGTGATGGCCTGCCTGGATTCTCCTACGCTGATGCCAGCGGCAAATTTACCGGTCTGGATGTGGATGTCTGCCGTGCTGCCGCTGCCGCTGTATTTGGCGATGCGACAAAAGTGAAATATACCCCGCTGACTGCAAAGGAACGTTTCACCGCGCTGCAATCTGGCGAAGTCGATATTCTTTCACGTAACACCACATGGACATCAGCGCGCGATGGAGGCATGGGCTTTCTGTTTGCCGGCGTGAATTATTATGATGGCATCGGCTTTTTGACTCACAACAAAGCAGGCCTGAAAAGCGCTAAAGAGCTGGATGGCGCCACCGTTTGTATTCAGGCCGGAACCGATACCGAGCTGAACGTCGCCGACTTCTTTAAATCCAACAAAATGACCTATACACCGGTGACGTTCGATCGTTCGGATGAGTCGGCAAAAGCACTGGATAGCGGACGCTGCGATACGCTGGCTTCCGATCAGTCTCAGCTTTACGCGTTGCGTATCAAATTGGGCAAACCGGATGAGTTCATCGTCTTACCTGAAGTGATTTCAAAAGAGCCTCTGGGTCCGGTAGTGCGTCGTGGCGATGATGACTGGTTTACCATCGTAAAATGGTCGTTCTTCGCGATGCTGAATGCCGAAGAGATGGGCATCAACTCTAAAAACGTCGATCAAATGGCCGCTAAGCCAACCACGCCGGATATGGCACATCTGCTCGGTGCAGAGGGCGACTTTGGCAAAGACCTGAAGCTGGATAACAAGTGGGCTTACAACATCATTAAGCAGGTAGGTAACTATCAGGAAAGCTTTGACCGTAACGTGGGTAAAGACAGTGCGCTGAAAATTGCACGTGGTCAGAACGCGTTATGGAATCAGGGTGGCATTCAGTACGCTCCACCAGTGCGTTAA
- the lpxP gene encoding kdo(2)-lipid IV(A) palmitoleoyltransferase has protein sequence MKSAPRFSRHMLHPRYWLTWFGLGLLFLLVQLPFPLLEKLGIWLGRTSMRFLKRRMRITQRNLELCFPDLSEAERDALIVHNFESLGMGLMETGMAWFWSDERVKRWFTVNGLHNLKSAQEKKRGALIIGVHFMSLELGGRAMGLCQPMMAMYRPHNNKLMEWVQTKGRTRSNKAMIDRRDLRGMVKALKQGEAVWFAPDQDYGPKGSVFAPLFAVSQAATTSGTYMLARMAKPAMITVVLIRKEQGQGYELVIQPELQDYPLDNEHEAAAYMNKVIEREILRAPSQYLWLHRRFKTRPTGKASLY, from the coding sequence ATGAAATCAGCACCTCGCTTTTCCCGCCATATGCTCCATCCACGTTACTGGTTAACCTGGTTTGGTCTTGGCCTGCTTTTCTTACTGGTACAGCTGCCGTTTCCTTTGTTAGAGAAACTGGGTATCTGGCTGGGCCGTACGTCCATGAGGTTTCTGAAACGCCGTATGCGCATTACGCAGCGTAATCTGGAGCTCTGCTTCCCGGACCTGAGTGAAGCCGAACGCGATGCGCTGATCGTCCACAATTTTGAATCTCTCGGTATGGGCCTGATGGAAACCGGGATGGCCTGGTTTTGGTCAGATGAACGCGTCAAACGCTGGTTCACCGTCAACGGGTTGCATAACCTCAAAAGCGCGCAGGAAAAGAAACGCGGCGCATTAATTATTGGCGTGCACTTTATGTCACTTGAATTAGGTGGCCGCGCGATGGGTCTGTGCCAGCCAATGATGGCCATGTATCGTCCGCATAACAACAAACTGATGGAATGGGTACAGACCAAAGGTCGTACGCGTTCTAATAAAGCGATGATTGATCGTCGTGATCTGCGTGGCATGGTAAAAGCGCTGAAACAAGGTGAAGCGGTTTGGTTTGCCCCGGATCAGGATTACGGTCCAAAAGGCAGCGTGTTCGCTCCGCTGTTCGCGGTTTCTCAGGCCGCTACCACTAGCGGCACCTATATGCTGGCGCGCATGGCAAAACCAGCGATGATCACCGTCGTACTGATTCGTAAAGAACAGGGTCAGGGATATGAGCTGGTTATTCAGCCTGAGTTGCAGGACTATCCGCTGGATAATGAACATGAGGCCGCAGCCTACATGAACAAAGTGATTGAACGCGAAATCCTGCGCGCGCCAAGCCAGTATCTGTGGCTTCATCGCCGCTTCAAAACGCGCCCTACGGGCAAAGCATCGCTTTACTAA
- the fis gene encoding DNA-binding transcriptional regulator Fis, whose protein sequence is MFEQRVNSDVLTVSTVNSQDQVTQKPLRDSVKQALKNYFAQLNGQDVNDLYELVLAEVEQPLLDMVMQYTRGNQTRAALMMGINRGTLRKKLKKYGMN, encoded by the coding sequence ATGTTCGAACAACGCGTAAATTCTGACGTACTGACCGTTTCTACTGTTAACTCACAAGACCAGGTGACCCAAAAGCCACTGCGTGATTCAGTTAAACAGGCACTGAAGAACTATTTTGCTCAACTGAATGGTCAGGATGTTAACGATCTCTATGAGCTGGTATTGGCTGAAGTGGAACAGCCTCTGTTGGACATGGTAATGCAGTATACCCGTGGCAACCAGACCCGTGCTGCTCTGATGATGGGCATCAACCGCGGTACGCTGCGCAAGAAATTGAAAAAATATGGCATGAACTAA
- the dusB gene encoding tRNA dihydrouridine synthase DusB encodes MRIGHHQLRNRLIAAPMAGITDRPFRTLCYQLGAGMAVSEMLSSNPEVWASDKSRLRMVHSDEPGIRTVQIAGCDPDDMAQAARINVASGAQIIDINMGCPAKKVNRKLAGSALLQHPELVRSILLAVVNAVDVPVTLKIRTGWDTENRNCVEIAQLAERCGIQALTIHGRTRACLFNGEAEYDSIRTVKQNVSIPIIANGDITDPHKAKAVLDYTGADALMIGRAAQGRPWIFREIQYYLDTGELLAPLPMAEIKHLLIGHIRELHDFYGQRKGYRIARKHVSWYLQEHAPDDQFRRTFNAIEDASEQLEALEAYFENLA; translated from the coding sequence ATGCGCATTGGACACCACCAGCTCCGTAATCGACTGATTGCCGCCCCGATGGCCGGGATAACAGACCGGCCCTTCAGGACATTGTGTTATCAGTTAGGCGCCGGAATGGCAGTGTCTGAGATGCTTTCGTCGAACCCGGAAGTTTGGGCAAGCGATAAGTCGCGTTTGCGCATGGTTCATAGTGACGAGCCTGGAATACGCACCGTGCAAATTGCCGGTTGCGATCCCGATGATATGGCACAGGCAGCGCGCATTAATGTGGCTTCCGGTGCTCAGATTATCGATATAAACATGGGCTGCCCGGCGAAAAAGGTGAATCGCAAGCTGGCAGGTTCGGCACTGCTGCAACACCCTGAGTTAGTGAGATCGATTCTTCTCGCGGTGGTGAATGCAGTTGACGTGCCCGTTACGCTGAAGATACGTACCGGCTGGGATACTGAAAATCGCAATTGCGTAGAGATTGCCCAATTGGCCGAACGGTGTGGCATTCAGGCCCTGACCATTCATGGACGCACTCGCGCCTGTTTGTTCAATGGCGAAGCTGAATACGACAGCATTCGGACAGTTAAGCAGAACGTTTCCATTCCGATTATCGCGAATGGGGACATTACTGACCCGCATAAAGCCAAAGCAGTGCTGGACTATACGGGGGCTGATGCCCTGATGATAGGCCGCGCTGCCCAGGGAAGACCGTGGATCTTCCGGGAAATCCAGTACTACCTGGACACTGGGGAGTTGCTTGCTCCTCTGCCAATGGCAGAGATAAAGCACTTGCTGATTGGACACATACGGGAACTGCACGACTTTTACGGTCAGCGCAAGGGATACCGTATTGCCCGAAAACACGTCTCCTGGTATCTCCAGGAGCACGCCCCTGACGACCAGTTTCGGCGCACATTCAACGCCATTGAGGATGCCAGCGAACAGCTGGAGGCGTTGGAGGCATACTTCGAAAATCTTGCGTAA
- a CDS encoding carbonic anhydrase, with translation MKLKYTFCALAISAAPFSWAHDHHWSYESPDQWGEINADFATCKNGQNQSPIDIRSAVNGQLQPLAVKYNAKQKSIVNNGHTVQINVQDGDDIKVDDETFTLRQFHFHTPAENMINGESFPLEVHFVHSSAQGGLAVMGVMFKPGAVNPTLEAILRSVPAKVNEEKRLNKPLDLSSLKPVNKQYYRYSGSLTTPPCTEGVRWLVMKDAVYASPAQIASFEKILGEHGNSRPVQTLNGRVIVE, from the coding sequence ATGAAATTAAAATATACGTTCTGTGCTCTGGCTATTTCCGCTGCACCTTTCTCCTGGGCCCACGATCATCACTGGTCTTATGAATCACCCGATCAATGGGGCGAAATCAACGCCGATTTTGCCACCTGCAAAAACGGCCAAAACCAGTCACCTATCGATATTCGTAGCGCGGTAAACGGTCAGCTGCAGCCGCTGGCGGTGAAATATAACGCTAAGCAGAAATCGATTGTGAACAATGGCCACACCGTGCAGATCAACGTGCAGGATGGCGATGATATCAAGGTTGATGACGAAACGTTTACCCTGCGCCAGTTCCATTTCCATACGCCAGCAGAAAACATGATTAACGGCGAATCCTTCCCGCTTGAAGTGCATTTTGTGCACAGCAGCGCTCAGGGCGGCCTGGCGGTAATGGGCGTGATGTTTAAACCCGGCGCAGTGAATCCTACTTTGGAGGCGATCCTGCGCAGCGTGCCTGCAAAGGTGAATGAAGAGAAACGCCTGAATAAGCCGCTTGATCTTTCATCACTGAAACCGGTGAACAAACAGTACTATCGCTACAGCGGATCGCTGACGACCCCCCCTTGCACAGAAGGCGTACGCTGGCTGGTAATGAAAGATGCGGTTTATGCTTCGCCTGCCCAGATTGCCTCGTTTGAAAAAATCCTCGGCGAGCATGGTAACAGCCGTCCGGTACAAACGCTCAACGGCCGTGTAATTGTGGAATAA
- the prmA gene encoding 50S ribosomal protein L11 methyltransferase: MPWIQIKINTTGAHAEELGDALIELGAVSVTFQDTHDNPVFEPLPGETRLWGDTDIIGLFDAETDMEPVVQSMGQHPLLAADYHYKIEQIEDKDWEREWMENFHPMRFGERLWICPSWRDVPDPDAVNVMLDPGLAFGTGTHPTTALCLAWLDGLDLAGKTIIDFGCGSGILAIAALKLGAAQAIGIDIDPQAIQASRDNAERNGVSDRLSLYLPHQQPDNLSADVVVANILAGPLRELAPLIGVLPKAGGHLGLSGVLASQAESVCEAYADRFQLDPVAEREEWCRITGIRASA; encoded by the coding sequence ATGCCATGGATTCAAATCAAGATTAATACCACCGGCGCGCATGCTGAAGAGCTGGGCGATGCGCTAATCGAACTGGGCGCCGTTTCGGTGACTTTTCAGGACACCCATGATAATCCGGTTTTCGAACCGCTGCCGGGTGAAACCCGTTTGTGGGGCGATACCGATATTATTGGCCTGTTCGATGCCGAAACCGACATGGAACCGGTGGTACAGAGCATGGGTCAGCATCCGCTGTTAGCGGCGGATTACCATTACAAAATTGAGCAGATTGAAGATAAAGACTGGGAGCGTGAGTGGATGGAGAACTTTCATCCCATGCGTTTTGGCGAACGTTTGTGGATCTGCCCGAGCTGGCGCGACGTACCCGATCCTGACGCGGTTAACGTCATGCTTGATCCGGGTCTGGCATTCGGCACCGGTACCCATCCCACTACTGCGCTCTGCCTTGCCTGGCTTGATGGTCTGGATCTGGCTGGCAAAACGATCATCGACTTTGGTTGTGGATCCGGCATTTTAGCCATCGCCGCGTTGAAACTGGGCGCTGCTCAGGCGATCGGGATCGATATCGATCCGCAGGCGATTCAGGCAAGCCGCGACAACGCTGAACGCAACGGCGTGTCGGACCGACTTTCGCTCTATCTGCCGCATCAGCAGCCTGACAATCTCAGCGCCGATGTGGTGGTAGCTAACATTCTGGCGGGTCCTCTGCGCGAGCTGGCACCGCTGATTGGTGTGCTACCGAAAGCGGGAGGACATTTAGGCCTGTCGGGCGTTCTGGCGAGCCAGGCGGAAAGCGTATGCGAAGCCTATGCCGATCGCTTTCAGCTCGATCCAGTAGCAGAACGCGAAGAGTGGTGCCGCATTACCGGTATCCGCGCCTCTGCCTGA
- the panF gene encoding sodium/pantothenate symporter, giving the protein MDVNIILPLFAYLLLVAALSVWAMRKRQQGSFLTEYFLGSRSMGGFLLAMTLTTTYISASSFIGGPGAAYKYGLGWVLLAMVQVPAVWLSLGILGKKFAILARRHNAITLNDMLYARFRSPLLIWLASLSLLVAFVGAMTVQFIGGARLLETAAGIPYDTGLIIFGGTIAVYTAFGGFRASVLNDAMQGIVMLAGTFLLLFAVIHAAGGLSTAVETLQRIDPKLTQPQGVGDIINPAFLASFSVLVCFGVIGLPHTAVRCISYKDSRAVHRGIIIGTLVMSVLMFGMHLAGALGRAVLPDLTVPDQVIPRLMITVLPPFAAGIFLAAPLAAIMSTINAQLLQSSATIVKDLYLRLYPQQITNEPRVKFLSGSITFLLGLLLLIAAWNPPDMLIWLNLLAFGGLEAVFLWPLVLGLYWKKANAVGALSAMIVGALSYTLLASFKLQPGGFHPIVPALTLSLLAFLVGNLFGQTPHEADGDDFA; this is encoded by the coding sequence ATGGACGTTAACATTATCCTGCCGCTGTTCGCCTATTTGCTGCTGGTGGCCGCCCTTTCGGTGTGGGCAATGCGTAAACGTCAGCAAGGCAGCTTTTTAACGGAATATTTTTTAGGCAGTCGCTCGATGGGCGGCTTTCTGCTGGCGATGACATTAACCACCACTTATATCAGCGCAAGCTCCTTTATTGGTGGGCCCGGTGCGGCCTATAAATATGGTCTTGGCTGGGTGCTGCTGGCGATGGTGCAGGTGCCGGCCGTTTGGCTGTCGCTGGGTATCCTCGGCAAAAAATTTGCCATTCTTGCCCGCCGGCATAATGCCATTACGCTGAACGACATGCTGTATGCGCGTTTTCGCAGCCCGCTGTTGATTTGGCTGGCCAGCCTGAGCCTGCTGGTGGCCTTTGTTGGTGCTATGACCGTACAGTTTATTGGCGGGGCCAGGCTGCTGGAGACGGCTGCCGGCATTCCCTACGATACCGGCCTGATCATCTTCGGCGGCACCATTGCGGTCTATACCGCTTTCGGCGGCTTTCGTGCCAGCGTGCTGAACGATGCTATGCAGGGTATTGTGATGCTGGCTGGCACCTTTTTGCTGCTGTTCGCCGTGATTCACGCAGCTGGCGGCCTCTCTACCGCCGTGGAAACCTTACAGCGCATCGATCCTAAGCTGACTCAGCCGCAAGGCGTGGGCGATATCATTAATCCTGCCTTTCTGGCCTCGTTTAGCGTGCTGGTCTGTTTTGGCGTGATCGGTTTGCCACATACCGCCGTGCGCTGCATCTCTTACAAAGACAGTCGGGCCGTGCATCGCGGCATTATCATCGGTACTCTGGTGATGAGCGTGCTGATGTTCGGTATGCACCTCGCTGGCGCGCTGGGTCGTGCGGTGTTGCCCGATCTTACCGTTCCGGATCAGGTGATCCCCCGGCTGATGATCACCGTATTGCCGCCCTTTGCTGCCGGGATCTTTCTCGCGGCGCCGCTGGCGGCGATTATGTCGACGATCAATGCACAATTGCTACAATCCTCCGCCACGATCGTGAAGGATCTCTATCTGCGTCTTTATCCTCAGCAGATCACCAATGAGCCGCGGGTAAAATTTCTGTCTGGCAGCATCACTTTTTTACTCGGGTTGCTGCTGCTGATTGCGGCATGGAATCCACCGGATATGCTGATCTGGCTTAACCTGCTGGCGTTTGGTGGCTTAGAGGCGGTATTTTTATGGCCGCTGGTACTGGGTCTGTACTGGAAAAAAGCCAACGCAGTGGGCGCGCTCAGCGCCATGATCGTCGGGGCGCTGAGCTACACCCTGCTGGCCAGCTTCAAGCTGCAGCCGGGCGGATTTCATCCGATTGTGCCTGCATTAACGCTCAGCCTGCTGGCGTTTTTAGTGGGCAACCTGTTTGGTCAGACGCCGCACGAGGCGGATGGCGACGACTTTGCATAA
- a CDS encoding YhdT family protein, with product MDARFIQANREARWSLLLAVAYLTVWGLCAWLGGNQPGIAGLPLWFELSCLFAPVLFIVLCALMIRLVFKNIPLEEPHGR from the coding sequence ATGGATGCGCGCTTTATCCAGGCTAACAGAGAGGCTCGTTGGTCGCTGCTGTTGGCTGTCGCTTATCTGACCGTTTGGGGCCTTTGCGCCTGGCTGGGTGGCAATCAACCCGGTATTGCCGGTTTGCCGCTCTGGTTTGAACTCTCCTGCCTGTTTGCTCCCGTGCTGTTTATCGTGCTTTGCGCATTGATGATTCGTCTGGTATTCAAAAATATCCCGCTGGAGGAGCCGCATGGACGTTAA
- the accC gene encoding acetyl-CoA carboxylase biotin carboxylase subunit: protein MLDKIVIANRGEIALRILRACKELGIKTVAVHSSADRDLKHVLLADETVCIGPAPSVKSYLNIPALISAAEITGADAIHPGYGFLSENADFAEQVERSGFIFIGPKADTIRLMGDKVSAINAMKKAGVPCVPGSDGPLTDDMEKNRAFAKRIGYPVIIKASGGGGGRGMRVVRGDKDLETSINMTRAEAKAAFNNDMVYMEKYLENPRHVEIQVLADGQGKAIYLAERDCSMQRRHQKVVEEAPAPGITAEQRRFIGERCAKACAEIGYRGAGTFEFLYENGEFYFIEMNTRIQVEHPVTEMITGVDLIKEQLRIAAGQGLSLTQDEVVIRGHAVECRINAEDPNTFLPSPGKITRFHAPGGFGVRWESHIYAGYTVPPYYDSMIGKLITYGETREVAIARMKNALAELIIDGIKTNVELQMKIMSDEHFQQGGTNIHYLEKKLGLQEK from the coding sequence ATGCTGGATAAAATTGTCATTGCCAACCGCGGCGAGATTGCGCTGCGCATTTTACGCGCATGCAAAGAGCTCGGTATCAAAACGGTGGCGGTTCACTCAAGCGCTGACCGTGATCTGAAGCACGTGCTGCTGGCAGACGAAACCGTCTGCATCGGCCCGGCACCGTCGGTCAAAAGCTACCTGAATATTCCTGCGCTGATTTCGGCTGCCGAGATCACCGGCGCGGATGCTATTCACCCAGGTTATGGTTTTCTGTCCGAGAACGCCGACTTTGCTGAGCAGGTTGAACGTTCCGGCTTTATCTTTATCGGCCCGAAAGCAGATACCATTCGCCTGATGGGCGATAAAGTTTCTGCCATCAACGCGATGAAAAAAGCAGGCGTGCCGTGCGTGCCGGGTTCCGACGGTCCGTTGACCGACGATATGGAAAAAAACCGTGCCTTTGCTAAACGCATCGGTTATCCGGTGATCATCAAAGCCTCTGGCGGCGGCGGCGGTCGCGGTATGCGCGTCGTGCGCGGCGATAAAGATCTCGAAACCTCTATCAACATGACCCGTGCGGAGGCGAAAGCTGCCTTTAACAACGACATGGTGTACATGGAGAAATACCTCGAGAATCCACGTCACGTTGAAATCCAGGTTCTGGCTGATGGTCAGGGCAAAGCGATCTATCTGGCAGAACGCGACTGCTCCATGCAGCGTCGTCACCAGAAAGTTGTCGAAGAAGCGCCAGCGCCAGGCATCACCGCCGAGCAGCGTCGCTTTATCGGTGAGCGTTGCGCTAAAGCCTGTGCGGAAATTGGCTATCGCGGTGCCGGTACCTTTGAATTCCTCTACGAAAACGGTGAGTTCTACTTCATTGAGATGAACACCCGTATTCAGGTTGAACATCCGGTAACCGAAATGATTACCGGCGTTGACCTGATTAAAGAGCAGCTGCGCATTGCCGCAGGCCAGGGCTTGTCCCTGACGCAGGATGAAGTGGTCATTCGCGGTCATGCCGTGGAATGCCGTATCAACGCTGAGGATCCAAATACCTTCCTGCCGAGTCCGGGTAAAATTACCCGTTTCCACGCGCCGGGCGGGTTTGGCGTTCGTTGGGAGTCGCATATTTATGCCGGCTATACCGTGCCGCCTTATTACGACTCCATGATCGGCAAGCTGATTACCTATGGGGAAACCCGTGAGGTGGCGATTGCGCGCATGAAAAATGCGCTGGCTGAACTGATCATCGACGGCATTAAAACCAACGTTGAACTGCAGATGAAAATCATGTCCGATGAGCACTTCCAGCAGGGTGGAACCAATATCCACTATCTGGAGAAAAAGCTCGGGTTGCAGGAAAAGTAA
- the accB gene encoding acetyl-CoA carboxylase biotin carboxyl carrier protein — protein sequence MDIRKIKKLIELVEESGISELEISEGEESVRISRAPANTGYPMMQQAYAMPMAQQQPGLAAAVAPAAPVAEAPAAEISGHLVRSPMVGTFYRTPSPDAKAFVEVGQKVSAGDTLCIVEAMKMMNQIEADKSGVVKAILVESGQPVEFDEPLIIIE from the coding sequence ATGGATATTCGTAAGATTAAAAAATTGATCGAACTGGTTGAAGAATCGGGCATCTCCGAGCTGGAAATTTCTGAAGGCGAAGAGTCTGTTCGTATCAGCCGTGCACCGGCTAATACCGGCTATCCCATGATGCAGCAGGCGTACGCGATGCCAATGGCTCAGCAGCAGCCAGGCCTTGCCGCCGCTGTGGCACCTGCCGCGCCTGTCGCCGAAGCACCTGCTGCTGAAATCAGCGGCCATCTCGTGCGCTCACCTATGGTAGGTACCTTCTACCGTACCCCAAGCCCGGATGCGAAAGCGTTCGTTGAAGTGGGCCAGAAGGTTAGCGCCGGTGATACGCTGTGCATCGTTGAAGCGATGAAAATGATGAACCAGATCGAAGCCGACAAGTCTGGCGTGGTGAAAGCCATTCTGGTCGAAAGCGGCCAGCCGGTGGAGTTTGACGAGCCGCTGATCATCATCGAATAA
- the aroQ gene encoding type II 3-dehydroquinate dehydratase, giving the protein MAHKFHILLLNGPNLNLLGTREPEKYGSTTLDAIVNQLTTSASAIDVKLSHLQSNAEYVLIDRIHQAKEDVDYIIINPAAFTHTSVALRDALLAVNIPFIEVHLSNVHAREPFRHHSYLSDISAGVICGLGADGYNWALQTAVKRLSNIN; this is encoded by the coding sequence ATGGCGCATAAGTTTCACATTCTGCTTTTAAACGGCCCCAACCTCAATCTGTTGGGCACCCGCGAACCAGAAAAGTACGGTTCAACCACGCTGGACGCGATTGTTAACCAATTGACCACCAGCGCCAGCGCCATTGATGTGAAACTCAGCCATCTGCAATCGAATGCAGAGTACGTCCTTATCGATCGTATTCATCAGGCGAAAGAGGATGTTGATTATATCATCATCAATCCGGCAGCGTTTACGCACACCAGCGTCGCTCTGCGTGACGCCCTGCTGGCGGTGAATATTCCTTTTATTGAAGTTCATCTGTCCAACGTTCATGCACGTGAGCCCTTTCGTCATCATTCCTATCTTTCTGATATTTCTGCCGGTGTAATCTGTGGCCTTGGCGCCGACGGTTATAACTGGGCTTTACAAACGGCAGTAAAACGCCTTTCCAACATAAATTAA